The following are encoded together in the Nocardioides sp. Arc9.136 genome:
- a CDS encoding aspartate-semialdehyde dehydrogenase has product MTAIGIVGATGQVGVAMRQILEERGFPADEVRFFASARSAGTVLPFAGREVTVEDASTADPSGLDIALFSAGATTSRALAPAFAEAGVVVVDNSSAFRKDPDIPLVVSEVNPDAMQPVLDAGRGIIANPNCTTMAAMPVLKPLHDEAGLVRMIASTYQAVSGSGVAGVEELATQVLAAGEKARELAYDGEAVAFPEPQKYARPIAYNVLPMAGSLVDDGSHETDEEQKLRNESRKILGIPDLRVSGICVRVPVFTGHSLALNVEFERAMTVERARELLAGAPGVELADIPTPLQAAGKDPSYVGRLRQDPGVDGDRGLALFISNDNLRKGAALNTVQIAELVVAAR; this is encoded by the coding sequence ATGACCGCGATCGGGATCGTCGGCGCCACCGGCCAGGTCGGCGTCGCCATGCGCCAGATCCTCGAGGAGCGGGGCTTCCCGGCCGACGAGGTCCGCTTCTTCGCCTCGGCCCGCTCGGCGGGGACGGTCCTGCCGTTCGCCGGCCGCGAGGTGACCGTGGAGGACGCCTCCACCGCCGACCCGTCCGGGCTCGACATCGCCCTGTTCTCCGCGGGCGCGACCACCTCGCGCGCGCTCGCCCCGGCCTTCGCTGAGGCCGGCGTGGTCGTCGTCGACAACTCCTCGGCGTTCCGCAAGGACCCCGACATCCCGCTGGTCGTCTCGGAGGTCAACCCCGACGCGATGCAGCCGGTGCTCGACGCCGGCCGGGGCATCATCGCCAACCCGAACTGCACCACGATGGCCGCGATGCCGGTCCTCAAGCCGCTGCACGACGAGGCCGGGCTGGTCCGGATGATCGCCTCGACCTACCAGGCCGTCTCCGGCTCCGGCGTCGCCGGGGTCGAGGAGCTGGCCACCCAGGTGCTGGCGGCCGGCGAGAAGGCCCGCGAGCTCGCCTACGACGGCGAGGCCGTCGCGTTCCCCGAGCCGCAGAAGTACGCGCGGCCGATCGCCTACAACGTCCTGCCGATGGCCGGCTCGCTCGTCGACGACGGCTCGCACGAGACCGACGAGGAGCAGAAGCTGCGCAACGAGTCGCGCAAGATCCTCGGCATCCCCGACCTCCGGGTCTCGGGCATCTGCGTGCGCGTGCCGGTCTTCACCGGGCACTCGCTGGCGCTGAACGTGGAGTTCGAGCGGGCCATGACGGTCGAGCGCGCCCGTGAGCTGCTCGCCGGTGCGCCCGGTGTCGAGCTCGCCGACATCCCGACGCCGCTCCAGGCGGCCGGCAAGGACCCGTCGTACGTCGGTCGCCTCCGGCAGGACCCAGGCGTCGACGGCGACCGCGGGCTCGCGCTGTTCATCTCCAACGACAACCTGCGCAAGGGTGCGGCCCTCAACACCGTCCAGATCGCCGAGCTGGTCGTCGCCGCCCGCTGA
- a CDS encoding metallophosphoesterase yields the protein MSPLPAAARSLAAVTGAGALLGAGLATYAACEARAYVLRRVEVPLLPPGHRPLRVLHLSDLHVTPGQRRKLEWIAGLADLRPDLVVDTGDNLAHRDSVGPLLDALAPLLAVPGVFVMGSNDYFEPTMRNPVRYLLPDDGRRHTDTPQLPWRDLAGAFTGAGWLDLTNRTGTLAVGGTTFGFAGVDDPHLGYDRLDDVTGVAGADRHADVRLGVAHAPYLRVLDAFATDDCDAVLAGHTHGGQVCLPGGRALTTNCDLEPARARGLHRHPADSRPGDPGSAWLHVSAGLGTSPYVRFRVACRPEATLLTLVPQGAPRR from the coding sequence ATGAGCCCGCTCCCTGCCGCAGCCCGCTCGCTGGCCGCCGTGACGGGGGCGGGCGCGCTCCTCGGCGCCGGCCTGGCGACGTACGCCGCGTGCGAGGCGCGGGCCTACGTCCTGCGGCGGGTGGAGGTGCCGCTGCTGCCGCCGGGGCACCGCCCGCTGCGGGTGCTCCACCTCAGCGACCTGCACGTGACGCCGGGGCAGCGCCGCAAGCTGGAGTGGATCGCGGGCCTCGCTGACCTGCGCCCCGACCTCGTGGTGGACACCGGCGACAACCTGGCGCACCGCGACAGCGTGGGCCCGCTGCTCGACGCGCTCGCCCCGCTGCTCGCCGTGCCGGGCGTCTTCGTGATGGGCTCCAACGACTACTTCGAGCCGACGATGCGCAACCCCGTGCGCTACCTGCTGCCCGACGACGGTCGCCGCCACACCGACACCCCCCAGCTGCCCTGGCGGGACCTCGCCGGCGCCTTCACCGGCGCGGGCTGGCTGGACCTGACCAACCGCACCGGCACGCTGGCCGTGGGTGGCACGACGTTCGGCTTCGCCGGCGTCGACGACCCGCACCTGGGCTACGACCGCCTCGACGACGTCACGGGGGTGGCGGGCGCCGACCGGCACGCCGACGTCCGCCTCGGCGTCGCGCACGCGCCGTACCTGCGGGTCCTGGACGCCTTCGCGACCGACGACTGCGACGCCGTCCTCGCCGGGCACACCCACGGCGGCCAGGTGTGCCTGCCGGGCGGGCGCGCCCTCACCACGAACTGCGACCTCGAGCCGGCCCGCGCCCGGGGCCTGCACCGCCACCCCGCGGACTCCCGGCCCGGCGACCCCGGCTCGGCCTGGCTGCACGTGAGCGCGGGCCTGGGCACCAGCCCCTACGTCCGGTTCCGCGTCGCCTGCCGCCCGGAGGCCACCCTGCTCACGCTGGTGCCGCAGGGGGCCCCTCGCCGCTGA
- a CDS encoding GatB/YqeY domain-containing protein, with product MSQLKDRLRTDLTTAMKARDELRSSTLRMVLTAVTNAEVAGKVQRELSDEEVVGVLSSEAKKRREAAIAFDDGGRTDMAAKERAEAKVLADYLPEQLSVEEISRIVTEAVESTGAAGEGMKAMGKVMGVVQPQVKGRADGAAVAAEVRRQLG from the coding sequence ATGAGCCAGCTCAAGGACCGCCTGCGCACCGACCTGACCACCGCGATGAAGGCGCGTGACGAGCTGCGCTCCTCCACCCTGCGGATGGTGCTCACGGCCGTCACCAACGCCGAGGTGGCCGGCAAGGTGCAGCGCGAGCTGAGCGACGAGGAGGTCGTCGGGGTGCTCTCCAGCGAGGCGAAGAAGCGCCGCGAGGCCGCCATCGCCTTCGACGACGGTGGGCGCACCGACATGGCCGCCAAGGAGCGCGCCGAGGCGAAGGTCCTGGCCGACTACCTGCCCGAGCAGCTCTCGGTGGAGGAGATCTCGCGGATCGTCACCGAGGCGGTGGAGTCCACCGGCGCCGCCGGCGAGGGGATGAAGGCCATGGGCAAGGTCATGGGCGTCGTGCAGCCGCAGGTCAAGGGCCGCGCCGACGGTGCCGCGGTCGCCGCGGAGGTACGCCGCCAGCTCGGCTGA
- a CDS encoding transglycosylase domain-containing protein — protein MSEQRPEHLTPAKVASHLGVMLAVAAVLGVVVAGLAIPFAGVVGIGAKNVAETMDQLPAELETEALAQRTQVLDEDGETIATLYDQNRVNVQLADVSRTMVKAIVAIEDYRFYQHGALDLKGTLRAFITNQANSGVVQGGSSITQQLVKLTLVDQAKTKKERQEATDDSYARKLRELRYAVALEQRHSKDWILERYLNTAYFGDGAFGIQAAARHYFGVNASDLDLKQSSLLAGLVKNPTGYDPTNSPDRALERRNVVLDRMAQLGIVKEKRVDKIKKQKLGLDTQTTPNGCVNARAPFFCDYLLNYLLKDPSLGKNAKQRRELIFSGGLTIRTTIDLQAQAAADESVTSAVYPESQAIGGLAMVEPGTGKVRAIAQSRPMGADRSQGQTYLNYVVNNKYGGSSGFQPGSTFKVFVLAAAIEQGLPTNTGFNSPEQMEIPESAYEDCDGEPYGYGTWSVGNSTTSGYKDMYTGTRESVNTFFAQLEQRTGICEPYELAKAMGVDLTNPEGKGDGLPERVPTFVLGIPDASPLEMAEAYATFAARGLHCDAHPVTAIEDARGNVLKEYEPECQQVMEETTADAVNDILRGVIEGGFASAQALGRDAAGKTGTTQNGQAVWFVGYTPNMAAAAMIAGANESGTPLSLEGVSTGPTTIYGASGSTYAAPVWGGAMRGILDELPVESFVPPSSTTTYSTSDDFGDDDFGDDDFDE, from the coding sequence ATGAGCGAGCAGCGCCCCGAGCACCTGACCCCGGCCAAGGTCGCCTCCCACCTCGGCGTCATGCTCGCCGTCGCGGCCGTCCTGGGCGTGGTGGTCGCCGGGCTGGCGATCCCGTTCGCCGGCGTGGTCGGCATCGGGGCCAAGAACGTCGCCGAGACCATGGACCAGCTGCCCGCGGAGCTGGAGACCGAGGCGCTCGCCCAGCGGACCCAGGTCCTCGACGAGGACGGCGAGACCATCGCCACGCTCTACGACCAGAACCGCGTCAACGTCCAGCTCGCCGACGTGTCGCGGACGATGGTCAAGGCGATCGTCGCGATCGAGGACTACCGCTTCTACCAGCACGGCGCCCTGGACCTGAAGGGCACGCTGCGCGCGTTCATCACCAACCAGGCCAACTCCGGCGTCGTGCAGGGTGGCTCGTCGATCACCCAGCAGCTGGTCAAGCTCACCCTCGTCGACCAGGCGAAGACCAAGAAGGAGCGCCAGGAGGCGACCGACGACAGCTACGCGCGCAAGCTGCGCGAGCTGCGGTACGCCGTCGCGCTGGAGCAGCGCCACAGCAAGGACTGGATCCTGGAGCGCTACCTCAACACCGCCTACTTCGGCGACGGCGCCTTCGGCATCCAGGCCGCCGCGCGCCACTACTTCGGCGTCAACGCCTCGGACCTGGACCTCAAGCAGTCCTCGCTGCTCGCCGGCCTGGTGAAGAACCCCACCGGCTACGACCCCACCAACTCCCCCGACCGCGCCCTCGAGCGGCGCAACGTGGTGCTGGACCGGATGGCCCAGCTCGGCATCGTCAAGGAGAAGCGGGTCGACAAGATCAAGAAGCAGAAGCTCGGCCTGGACACCCAGACCACGCCCAACGGCTGCGTCAACGCCCGGGCGCCGTTCTTCTGCGACTACCTGCTCAACTACCTGCTCAAGGACCCCTCGCTCGGCAAGAACGCCAAGCAGCGCCGGGAGCTGATCTTCTCCGGCGGGCTCACGATCCGCACCACCATCGACCTGCAGGCGCAGGCGGCGGCCGACGAGTCGGTCACCAGCGCGGTCTACCCCGAGTCCCAGGCGATCGGCGGTCTCGCCATGGTCGAGCCGGGCACGGGCAAGGTCCGCGCGATCGCCCAGTCCCGGCCGATGGGCGCCGACCGGTCCCAGGGGCAGACGTACCTGAACTACGTCGTCAACAACAAGTACGGCGGCTCCTCGGGCTTCCAGCCCGGCTCGACGTTCAAGGTCTTCGTGCTCGCCGCGGCGATCGAGCAGGGCCTGCCCACCAACACCGGCTTCAACTCCCCCGAGCAGATGGAGATCCCGGAGTCGGCCTACGAGGACTGCGACGGCGAGCCCTACGGGTACGGCACCTGGTCGGTCGGCAACTCGACGACGTCGGGCTACAAGGACATGTACACCGGCACCCGCGAGTCGGTGAACACCTTCTTCGCCCAGCTCGAGCAGCGCACCGGCATCTGCGAGCCCTACGAGCTCGCCAAGGCCATGGGCGTCGACCTGACCAACCCCGAGGGCAAGGGCGACGGCCTGCCGGAGCGGGTCCCGACGTTCGTGCTGGGCATCCCCGACGCCAGCCCGCTGGAGATGGCCGAGGCCTACGCGACCTTCGCGGCGCGGGGTCTGCACTGCGACGCCCACCCGGTCACCGCCATCGAGGACGCCCGCGGCAACGTGCTCAAGGAGTACGAGCCGGAGTGCCAGCAGGTGATGGAGGAGACCACCGCCGACGCGGTCAACGACATCCTCCGCGGCGTCATCGAGGGCGGCTTCGCCTCCGCCCAGGCCCTCGGCCGCGACGCCGCCGGCAAGACCGGCACGACGCAGAACGGCCAGGCCGTGTGGTTCGTGGGCTACACCCCGAACATGGCCGCCGCCGCGATGATCGCCGGCGCGAACGAGTCGGGCACGCCGCTGAGCCTCGAGGGCGTCAGCACCGGCCCGACGACGATCTACGGCGCCTCCGGCTCGACGTACGCGGCACCGGTCTGGGGCGGCGCGATGCGCGGGATCCTCGACGAGCTGCCGGTCGAGTCGTTCGTCCCGCCGTCGTCGACGACGACCTACTCCACCAGCGACGACTTCGGGGACGACGACTTCGGGGACGACGACTTCGACGAGTGA
- a CDS encoding WhiB family transcriptional regulator, whose product MMWVEDWTPRAACRSAQPDQLFVRGAEQNKAKQLCAGCPVRTECLAEALDNQIEWGVWGGMTERERRALLRRRPNASWRSVLETAREQSATVPAARTASV is encoded by the coding sequence ATCATGTGGGTTGAGGACTGGACGCCGCGCGCTGCCTGCAGGTCGGCGCAGCCGGACCAGCTGTTCGTGCGCGGAGCCGAGCAGAACAAGGCCAAGCAGCTGTGCGCCGGGTGCCCCGTGCGCACCGAGTGCCTCGCGGAGGCGCTCGACAACCAGATCGAGTGGGGCGTCTGGGGTGGCATGACCGAGCGCGAGCGCCGGGCCCTGCTGCGCCGCCGCCCGAACGCCTCGTGGCGCTCGGTGCTGGAGACCGCCCGCGAGCAGTCGGCCACCGTGCCGGCCGCCCGCACCGCCTCCGTCTGA
- a CDS encoding ArsA-related P-loop ATPase, translated as MSARTRVGPLSSRAAGALDVDALLDDRGTGIIVCCGSGGVGKTTTSAALALRAAERGRKVVVLTIDPARRLAQSMGIEMLDNTPRPVAGVDPAAGGRLDAMMLDMKRTFDEVVLSQATPEKARQILENPFYIALSSSFAGTQEYMAMEKLGQIHADARQSGTYDLVVVDTPPSRSALDFLDAPERLSSFLDGRFIRLMLAPARGPAKLMTAGFGLITNALTKILGGQVLRDLQTFVAALDTVFGGFRARAQKTYALLQAEETAFLVVAAPEPDALREAAYFVERLGEDRMPLAGLVVNRASPAPQGTVSADEAMAAAARLRAVDPTSLTAGLLRLHADRTRMVEREAVLRERFAAAHPHVATAVVPALPGDVHDLDGLRRVAGLLAGG; from the coding sequence GTGAGCGCGCGCACGCGGGTCGGGCCGCTGAGCAGCCGCGCCGCCGGCGCGCTGGACGTCGACGCGCTCCTCGACGACCGCGGGACCGGGATCATCGTGTGCTGCGGCTCCGGCGGCGTCGGCAAGACCACCACCTCCGCGGCGCTGGCCCTGCGCGCGGCCGAGCGCGGCCGGAAGGTCGTCGTGCTGACCATCGACCCCGCGCGCCGCCTCGCGCAGTCGATGGGCATCGAGATGCTCGACAACACGCCGCGGCCGGTCGCCGGGGTCGACCCCGCGGCGGGTGGCCGGCTCGACGCGATGATGCTGGACATGAAGCGGACCTTCGACGAGGTCGTGCTCAGCCAGGCGACGCCGGAGAAGGCCCGGCAGATCCTGGAGAACCCCTTCTACATCGCGCTGTCGAGCTCGTTCGCGGGCACGCAGGAGTACATGGCGATGGAGAAGCTCGGTCAGATCCACGCCGACGCCCGGCAGTCGGGGACCTACGACCTGGTCGTCGTCGACACCCCGCCCTCGCGCTCCGCGCTGGACTTCCTCGACGCCCCCGAGCGGCTCTCGAGCTTCCTCGACGGTCGGTTCATCCGGCTGATGCTGGCCCCCGCGCGCGGGCCGGCGAAGCTGATGACCGCCGGGTTCGGGCTGATCACCAACGCGCTCACCAAGATCCTCGGCGGACAGGTGCTGCGCGACCTGCAGACCTTCGTCGCCGCGCTGGACACCGTCTTCGGCGGGTTCCGGGCCCGCGCGCAGAAGACCTACGCGCTGCTGCAGGCCGAGGAGACGGCCTTCCTCGTGGTGGCCGCGCCGGAGCCGGACGCGCTGCGCGAGGCGGCGTACTTCGTCGAGCGCCTCGGCGAGGACCGGATGCCCCTGGCCGGGCTTGTCGTCAACCGGGCCAGCCCCGCGCCCCAGGGCACGGTGTCGGCCGACGAGGCGATGGCCGCTGCGGCGCGGCTGCGCGCGGTGGACCCGACGTCGCTGACCGCGGGACTGCTGCGGCTGCACGCCGACCGCACCCGGATGGTCGAGCGCGAGGCGGTGCTGCGCGAGCGGTTCGCCGCGGCGCACCCGCACGTCGCCACGGCCGTCGTGCCCGCCCTGCCCGGCGACGTGCACGACCTCGACGGGCTGCGCCGGGTCGCCGGGCTGCTCGCGGGCGGCTGA
- a CDS encoding ArsA-related P-loop ATPase — protein sequence MTDWPRVQLHVVTGKGGTGKSTVAAALALALASSGRNVLLCEVEGRQGIARMFDVDPLPYAERRIATGLPDATGALPGVVHALHIDPEAALLEYLSMYYKLGRAGRALDRFGVIEFATTIAPGVRDVLLTGKVFEAVQRNSRNKGATQYDAVVLDAPPTGRIVQFLNVSDELAGLAKVGPVKNQADTMMTLFRSPRTAVHLVTVLEEMPVQETVDGIAELEAAQLPVGGVVVNLVRPRDLDAEDLAAARAGTLDRGRVAADLATAGLAATDDLVDGLLAEAHDHAERRALEDSQRAVVAELDRPSYELPRLPGGVDLGGLYELAGELRAQGLA from the coding sequence ATGACCGACTGGCCGCGGGTGCAGCTGCACGTGGTGACCGGGAAGGGCGGCACCGGCAAGTCGACCGTCGCGGCCGCCCTCGCCCTCGCGCTCGCCTCCTCCGGGCGCAACGTGCTGCTGTGCGAGGTCGAGGGGCGCCAGGGCATCGCCCGGATGTTCGACGTCGACCCGCTGCCGTACGCCGAGCGCCGGATCGCCACGGGCCTTCCCGACGCCACCGGAGCGCTCCCCGGCGTGGTGCACGCCCTCCACATCGACCCGGAGGCGGCGCTGCTGGAGTACCTCTCGATGTACTACAAGCTCGGCCGGGCCGGCCGGGCGCTCGACCGGTTCGGGGTCATCGAGTTCGCGACCACCATCGCCCCCGGCGTCCGCGACGTGCTGCTGACCGGCAAGGTCTTCGAAGCGGTGCAGCGCAACAGCCGCAACAAGGGCGCCACGCAGTACGACGCGGTCGTGCTCGACGCCCCGCCGACCGGCCGGATCGTGCAGTTCCTCAACGTCAGCGACGAGCTCGCCGGGCTGGCCAAGGTCGGCCCGGTCAAGAACCAGGCCGACACGATGATGACCCTCTTCCGGTCGCCGCGGACCGCGGTGCACCTGGTGACCGTGCTGGAGGAGATGCCGGTGCAGGAGACCGTCGACGGGATCGCCGAGCTGGAGGCCGCGCAGCTGCCGGTCGGCGGCGTCGTGGTCAACCTGGTCCGCCCGCGCGACCTCGACGCCGAGGACCTCGCCGCCGCCCGGGCCGGCACGCTGGACCGCGGCCGGGTCGCCGCGGACCTGGCCACCGCCGGGCTCGCCGCCACCGACGACCTCGTCGACGGGCTGCTCGCCGAAGCCCACGACCACGCCGAGCGCCGCGCCCTCGAGGACAGCCAGCGGGCGGTGGTGGCCGAGCTGGACCGGCCCTCCTACGAGCTGCCGCGCCTGCCGGGCGGGGTCGACCTCGGCGGGCTCTACGAGCTGGCCGGCGAGCTGCGCGCCCAGGGGCTGGCGTGA
- a CDS encoding Nramp family divalent metal transporter, producing MTSAEAPADGPHDGPGGPDGPDAVPRWKVVGPGLVVAATGVGAADLVATLVAGAKFGYTLLWVAVLGAVIKVVLVEGAGRYSLATQRTIFEGWRSLGRWTTWYFAPYILVWGLVYGATAMSSTALPVVALFPDLPLRWTAVAFGLVGLALVWFGSYAAFEKITAALVGVMFVTVVGAAVLTLPNLGEVLLGLRPVFPDDSVVNVLGIAGGVGGTITLAAYGYWLREKGWHTPRFMRVMRIDNGVAYVVTGIFVVSMLVVGAELLYSAGIALETGDQALVQLSDVLADRYGEVFGTVFLVGFWASSFSSLIGVWSGVSLMFADFVGNLRDLPSGHPDTRTGGRLFKGYLLWLTFPPMLLLLLDEPVGLILAYGALGALFMPFLAITLLVLLNKRRPGALPHSDVPQQWRNGWLSNTGLVVCAVLFLLLGANELRGVLAPYVPFLEG from the coding sequence ATGACCTCCGCCGAAGCCCCTGCCGACGGCCCGCACGACGGGCCCGGCGGCCCCGACGGGCCCGACGCCGTGCCCCGGTGGAAGGTCGTCGGCCCCGGCCTGGTCGTCGCCGCGACCGGCGTCGGTGCCGCGGACCTGGTGGCGACGCTGGTCGCCGGCGCCAAGTTCGGCTACACGCTGCTGTGGGTGGCCGTGCTGGGCGCGGTGATCAAGGTGGTGCTGGTCGAGGGAGCGGGCCGCTACTCCCTTGCCACGCAGCGGACGATCTTCGAGGGCTGGCGCAGCCTGGGGCGCTGGACGACGTGGTACTTCGCGCCGTACATCCTGGTCTGGGGCCTGGTGTACGGCGCCACCGCGATGTCGTCGACGGCGCTGCCGGTCGTGGCGCTCTTCCCCGACCTGCCGCTGCGGTGGACCGCGGTCGCGTTCGGCCTGGTCGGCCTGGCGCTGGTGTGGTTCGGCAGCTACGCGGCGTTCGAGAAGATCACGGCGGCGCTGGTGGGCGTCATGTTCGTGACCGTCGTCGGGGCAGCGGTGCTGACCCTGCCCAACCTCGGGGAGGTGCTGCTCGGGCTGCGGCCGGTCTTCCCCGACGACTCGGTGGTGAACGTGCTGGGCATCGCCGGCGGTGTCGGAGGCACGATCACGCTGGCCGCCTACGGCTACTGGCTGCGCGAGAAGGGCTGGCACACCCCGCGCTTCATGCGGGTGATGCGGATCGACAACGGCGTGGCGTACGTCGTCACCGGGATCTTCGTGGTGTCGATGCTGGTGGTCGGCGCGGAGCTGCTGTACTCCGCCGGGATCGCGCTCGAGACCGGCGACCAGGCGCTCGTGCAGCTCTCCGACGTGCTGGCCGACCGGTACGGCGAGGTGTTCGGCACGGTCTTCCTCGTCGGGTTCTGGGCCTCGTCGTTCTCCTCGCTCATCGGCGTGTGGAGCGGGGTCAGCCTGATGTTCGCCGACTTCGTCGGGAACCTGCGCGACCTGCCCTCGGGCCACCCCGACACCCGCACCGGCGGGCGGCTGTTCAAGGGCTACCTGCTGTGGCTCACGTTCCCGCCGATGCTCCTGCTGCTCCTCGACGAGCCGGTGGGGCTGATCCTCGCCTACGGCGCGCTGGGCGCGTTGTTCATGCCGTTCCTGGCGATCACGCTGCTCGTGCTGCTCAACAAGCGTCGGCCCGGCGCCCTCCCGCACTCCGACGTGCCGCAGCAGTGGCGCAACGGGTGGCTCTCCAACACTGGCCTGGTCGTCTGCGCGGTGCTGTTCCTGCTGCTCGGGGCCAACGAGCTGCGCGGCGTGCTGGCGCCGTACGTCCCCTTCCTGGAGGGTTGA
- a CDS encoding YdeI family protein: MATPKQELEELLVPDAAAWRAWLEQHHADSPGVWLVLTKKGGEVTSLTRADALDEALCFGWIDGQARSRDAASSLQRMTRRTPSSRWSQVNVGVIARLEAEGRMAAAGRAAVEAAQADGRWEAAYAPPSTAEVPADLLAAVAADPQAQAMFDVLTKSNRYALVHRLGAVKRAETRERKIAEYVAMLARQETIYPQRARP; the protein is encoded by the coding sequence GTGGCCACGCCGAAGCAGGAGCTCGAGGAGCTGCTCGTCCCCGACGCCGCCGCGTGGCGGGCGTGGCTGGAGCAGCACCACGCCGATTCCCCCGGCGTCTGGCTGGTGCTGACCAAGAAGGGCGGCGAGGTCACCTCGCTGACCCGCGCCGACGCGCTCGACGAGGCGCTCTGCTTCGGCTGGATCGACGGCCAGGCGCGCAGCCGCGACGCCGCGTCGTCGCTGCAGCGGATGACCCGCCGCACCCCGAGCAGCCGGTGGTCGCAGGTGAACGTCGGGGTCATCGCCCGGCTCGAGGCGGAGGGGCGGATGGCGGCCGCCGGCCGGGCCGCGGTGGAGGCGGCGCAGGCCGACGGGCGCTGGGAGGCGGCGTACGCACCGCCCTCGACCGCCGAGGTCCCCGCGGACCTGCTGGCGGCCGTCGCCGCCGACCCGCAGGCCCAGGCGATGTTCGACGTGCTGACCAAGAGCAACCGGTACGCGCTGGTCCACCGCCTCGGGGCGGTCAAGCGCGCCGAGACCCGTGAGCGCAAGATCGCGGAGTACGTCGCGATGCTGGCCCGCCAGGAGACGATCTACCCCCAGCGGGCCAGGCCCTGA